The genomic stretch GGAGGGTCTTGAAACTGAGCTCCCACTGCTGTTACAAGAAAGCCTGCATTAGACAGGCCTAATACATCAAGACCTACCTTAAACTTTGGTAAAatgccaacatttattttggGTATTTTGACAAGTGTGCCGATAAAAGTAGCCGAGCATCATCTCTGCCAATTCGTACTTATATTTGCTCAAAGGTAAAGGTCaaggtattcccataaccatctgGTTGTAGGGTAGAGAGATGCTAGAGATCTCAACTTCTCCGGGGCCAGCTTTGTGAGGGCGGTGcgcatctcctctccctcgctgtctTCGCCttccccggtgtaacacgaaatttttactccacgaaaaatttactccggagtaaaaatttcgtacgaaattcttactccgagtacacatttcgtacgagaaaagaactccccaaggcacgaaaaaattactccctccacgaaatttttactccccatttttttcacttccagtaaaaatctcgtacgcgaaaatgggatgcgggcgaagggataatgccaatatgtgatctcgcgcaaacgaatgtcgcgctagccTCCCTCCactccttccaccaccaagactaacaggggacaagggagtcaaaatttcgtacacctggcatgggaagttaaattgctcgtgttagggtgaagtaatttattcgttatttattcgtcaggggagtaacatttgtgtacgaaatgttaactcggaactcacctgtcgtggggagtaattttctcgtgtaatgggggagtgcttttttcgtaaagggagtaacattttcgtacgaaatttttactccggagtaaaaatctcgtgggagtaattttctcgtgttacaccggccctgaatagggtcaggtagCCATTACCAGCTGGGGGGCCTGGAGAGCGCTGGGACaaaatcgggtatttgtatttGCCCCGAGTGGGGCACGAaccacgacctccagcgtgagGGGTAAGCactctaaccactgcgccaaTCCGATGTTCTTGTAAAAGGGACTGCGCCTCTAAACCCCAGCGTGTTGACACAAGCACTGACCTCCCATGCCTTGCATGGCATTCGCTGCTCCGCCGCCCATTCCGCCCATTCCGCCTCCCATCAAAGCTGCAAGCAAAGGTGGTTTACATGTGAACATCATAATTGTAGCAacaagaaatacaaaaatatGAAGGGGCCGGTGTAGTAGGATATGCTACAAAAGAACTAAATTTAAAAGGAAGCACCAAtgcgccatcatcatcatcatcatcatcataatcattatcatcatcatcatcgtcatcatcatcatcctcgtcgtcgtcgtcgtcgtcgtcgttattTGTGCCATTGCCTTAATATCAAGAGGAGCACCTCTTCCATACGATAGCCTTTTTTTGTCTTTATCTTTTTTATTGTagcgaacatcgtctattaagCAGAAAGATCGTGTGATTAGGAAAGATATCTTACCGCCCATTCCCATGCTCGCCATGCTCTGAGACATTGCTTGGTTGTTCGCTGCAAGCATACAAAATACATAACAGTTATCACAAAAGACAATCACGAACACTCGACTGCACCTCCCATCTGCCACACATACAccactctccccccctccccacccacccacacacacaaagacattcatctgcacacacacacacacacacacacacacacacacacacacagagccattcacacacactcacacccacaaacacacgcaaacacacacacacacatacattcatctacacacacacacacacacagtcatgctcacacacacatgctcacacacactctcacacacacacacacacacacacacacacacacacacacacatgctcacacacacacacacatacatgcacacacacacacacacacacacaccccttccccccacctcctccccccACACTCACCCAACATGTTAGCACACTGGAAGGAAGGCGTGGACCACTGCCCAGTCTCCTGACACATGATGGGGCTGGCGATGTTGTCGGCCTGGTAACCCGGGTCGCACGTGTAGGTGGCTGTCGACCCCACCCTGTCGCCACTGATCATGATCTGAGCGTTAGGCATCACTGGCGTCGGGCCGCAGAGAACTGTAAAACGCAAGATGTTGAGAGGTTGAGACAGACGCAGTGGCTCAGtagataagacatcggcctcccaaTCGGatggtcgtgagttcaaatcccggccgtggCCGCTTGGGGTGTTAAGAATGAAGATGTttacgatctcccaggtcaacttatttacagacctgctagtgtcttatcccccttcgtgtgtacacacaatcacaaaaccaagtgcgcacagaaaagatcctgtaatccatgtcagagttcggtgggttatagaaacacaaaaatacccagcatgcttccctcgaaagcggcgtatggctgcttgaatggcggggtaaatacggttatacacgtaaaaacccactcgtgcaaaaacatgagtgaacatgggagtgtATGCCCATGAACGAAGTACAACCAAAAGTAACCAACAGTGACGCAGTAACCGTACCTTGGGTGCATGTCACGTTGACCTTGGGAAGTGTCCAGGCTCCCGAGTTGCACATGATGATAGCTTCCGCCCCCTTGTAGCCCCTCTCACACCGGTAGGTGGCCAGGGAGCCATGGGGCCGGCTAGGGTTGTCGTAGGTCAAGGACGCGCCGTTGTAATCGGGGGCAAGGCCGCAAGGAATGGGAAGACCTGTGCGAGACACGAGGATGTTTAAAGACGTGCTAATGTAGagagagtgggggtggggggggagagggtggaggagcgaatgagagagagaggggagagacggcggatagagagagagcgaaagagagagcgaaagagagagagagcaaaatgagcgaaagggagagagaggtagagagagagagagagagagagagagagagagagagagagagagagagaatggaagagatagcacagagagagagagaaagagagagagagagagagagagagagagagaaaagagcagagagagagagcagagaaagCTTTCTTGGACAGAGCAGCGTCACGTTTACCTGGTAAAACGTTGGAAGCCGGTGCAGCGGTTGGAGCCGGAGCCGCGATTCCCTCCACTGAAACAACAAGCAAGGTCAGTTACAAGTTCCGCGCTCCAGTTCAAGTCATGAGTAAAAGTAAAGCCAGTTCTCCCCGGTTTCGACCCAACGTCTTCGTCAGCAAATAAAAGGAGAgatgacagagaaagaaagaaggaaatcaGCCAAAAAGAGGAAAGACAGTACCATACATAATAAATGTTCTTTTTTGTTGAAAGTTGGGTGTGATACTGTCTTTCCTCTTCTTGGCtcatttccttctttctttctctgtcatcTCTCCTTTTATTTGCTGACGAAGACGTTGGGTCGAAACCGGTCCATGTTCTTATGTTTGATTGTCCATGCTTCGGATGAgttcattacacccccggtataggggtgtgtataggtttcggtcgatgtgtttgtgtgtttgtgtgtttgtgtgtttgtgttcgcatatagatctcaagaatgaacggaccgatcgtcaccaaacttggtgaacaggttctatacattcctgagacggtccttacaaaaattgggaccagttaaacacacggttagggagttattggtggattaagattctacaaggacttatagagggacatattcatggtcaaagggaaataaccttctcagttggtggcagtgagaatggttatttccctttgaccaacgggggtgtttttcctacctcggaggaatttcttgtttttattgttaaGGGGGGTTGAAGGGGGCGCAACTCGTGTGCGACCCTCAAACGTCTTCTCTTGTATTTTATAATCATTGACAGGCAGGTTACACGTGTTGAAGGCAATTTTCCGTTGTaatgtattcattttaatggacaataaagtttatattgttattgttatcttgttctcgAGTTCTTCTCACCTGCGGTCTCTTGTTCTTAATGTTTGcaattaacactttctaccccacctatgttgaccaagtttatttttagccgagaccagatgTGCTGcggcaggtcactcagaatagtagtaactgtgtagtaactgtgtatcaacacgctggaatgcaggcgttagatggacgttacaggaagcgactgaagctaacagccTGAGCTGATGTATCCAtctgtacctggtcagatataGCCATAATTAtgtgtgggtacggatatacccgtacctgggagacaattaGTTAAGTAGCTAACTAGCAAACAGATCCGGACAATGTGTGACAAACAATACAAAGTAATAAATCAAAACTGTGTTGCTTGCAAGACAAGAACATGATTACCTGTTTTTCTGTCGTCAAGTCTTTGTTGGAAAGTAACCAAAGCATTCTTTCCTgtgaacaaacagacacacattaTTAAAATAGGTAAAGAAcatgttgtgttgtggtgttttTATAAAATGTTATCAACAGAACGATTGGTGGTGCAAATCGATCATGGAGACACTGCACTGCACACAATGCACAtccagtcttgagtcgagcgtttgaaaatgcctgagcctgaaggcgggtaacttgcacctcttggtatcagtctgccttagacaTGAGGATGACAGTTGGCAaaatggccagaatagcgcgctgtatttacctgcatagaactaaggcgcgtctgccgcgacggtgtgtgtgtgtgtgtgtgtgtgtgtgtgtgtgtgtgtgtgtgtgtgtgtgtgtgtgtgtgtgtgtgtgtgtgtgtgtgtgtgtgtgtgtagcagcTTTGAATTCAAAATACCCGGCTGGAGTTGTACGCCGTCGCACACGTGCTCACCGTAAATTTTGACGAAGTAGTCGAAGAATCCTTTGAAGTCGAAATCGACTTGCGCAGCATTGGGGGCCTGAGTTTGCATCTGCGTGTTCGGCTGCTGTTGCTGcatctgctgctgttgttgctgctgttgctgcattGCCTGCATCTGCTGCATCTGCATCTGTGGgttctgttgctgctgttgctgcatcTGCTGCTGCATCGCCTGCATCTGCTGCATCTGCATCTGTGGgttctgttgctgttgttgttgttgctgttgctgcatTTGTGCCTGTAGAAGAGCCTGCATGGATTGCTGCTGGTTTGGCATGGGGCTTGGAAGCATCGACACTGGGGAAAGAAGATATGTGATTTATCTAGACGCAGTTGACTATAcaatcatgtttgttttttgtttttttatagaAGAAGAAATTGATTGAGCCTGAAGTTGACCTCGAGAAGATTACAATCATGTTATATAGAAGAAGAAAGTTAAGTTTAAGGCCTGTTTTGATTGAGCCCGCAGTGGACCTCGAGAATACCTCGCTAAgtcttttttttaccaaaatgtcaattaaAGCTTCGTACAGTAGACTGTTGTGCCATGATTCGCGTTATGACGTTTTCGCGAACTTTGTTTAgcttttgacgtcaaagattgcactTCGAAATAAAGAGGATTAAAAagatggttgttgtttttttgtttttttttattttttttttttaatcggtaTCATATGtcatggaaggatgctcttctcCCAGGACAAATCCATGGTGATTTAcacgattctttctttctttatttatttggtgtttaacgtcgttttcaaccacgaaggttatatcgcgacggggaaaggggggagatgggatagagccacttgtcaattgtttcttgttcacaaaagcactattcaaaaatttgctccaggggcttgcaacgtagtacaatgtattaccttactgggagaatgcaagtttccagtacaaaggacttaacatttcttacatactgcttgactaaaatctttacaaacattgactatattctatacaagaaacacttaacaagggtaaaaagagaaacagaatccgttagtcgcctcttacgacatgctggggagcatcgggtaaattcttccccctaacccgcggggagggggggggggacaattaCATACACGTGAAGGGGGGTAACTGTATAAGCAATCTCCTTCCCGTGACAAAAATATCGACTCACCCTCTCAGACCTGACCAGCCGTTGTTCCATAAGACAAGAAGTCCCTCTACttgcacacacacccaaaatcAGCATATTGACTGCttcctaccggcacggttggcctagtggtaaggcgtccgccccgtgatcgggaggtcgtgggtttgaaccccggccgggtcatacctaagactttaacattggcaatctagtggctgctccgcctggcgtctggcattatggggttagtgctaggactggttggtccggtgtcagaatgatgtgactgggtgagacatgaagcctgtgctgcgacttctgtcttgtgtgtggcgcacgttatatgtcaaagcagcaccgccctgatatggcccttcgtggtcggctgggcgttaagcaaacaaacaaagaaaaaaacaaaaacaaaaaaagactgCTTCCTATGCGGAGCGAGATTGTTTACTTTATTGAATTTCACAGATTGTAAGCACAtcttttagtttgtttgtttgtttgtttgtttgcttaacgcccagtccaccacgaagggtgatacaTCAGGGccgtgctgctttgacatttaacgtgcgccacacacaagacagaagtcgcagcacaggcttcatgtctcacccagtcacattattctgacaccggaccaaccagtcctagcactaaccccataatgccagacgccaggcggagcagccattagattgccaattttaaagtcttaggtatgacccggccggggttcgaacccacgatcgACCTCCCGCTCattgggcggacgccttaccactaggccaccgtgttgcggtgtgTTCTTTTTGTGTCGCTTAAGAAATGTATTCGTCTTGTATTACTACTCAGCACAGAGAAGACACAgactgttgaattttggtatacgtcaaagtggagggatatgGTCTTATCGTATGCACATGCttagccagatctgagatagtagGTTGAATTGTCCGCAAGGGaagaagtgtgcctttaacagtaGTCAAGGTGAGTTTCGTGACATAATAATGACGTGAATAATTCATTCCTGTCATCTTTGTCGGACAGTAAAAACCGGATAGGCAGGAAACGGGCGACGCCTCTTTTTAGCTTTGTTTTCCGTATGTTTCATAACTCTGACGTTGGGGTATGAGGGTCAGTCGATATGTTTTTGTATGTGATCTAAACTATATATAGGCTACTGGTGTGAAAACAgcgggaaaaaacaacaactgtgcACCATTTTGTgtgtcttgttcttgttcttgttcttgttcttgttgttcttgttgttcttcttgttcttgttgttcttgttgttcttgttgttgttgttgttcttcttcttcttcttcttcttcttcttcttcttcttcttcttcttctgtgtgcgtaggctgcaactcccacgtgcacttgATTGTTTTTGTGTTATTTGCACACTTGAATAgccgtgtatggccgttttttccccgccataCTTTGTTATCAGGGAGTAATTTAACATCTAATGGAAAACGTTTGCTAACAATTGGTTTTCCATACTCGCCAAATTGTTGTCATTATCTTTTGACAGTTTCCTCAAGGAGGTTCATACGGCTTTAACCGGACATAGTGTGTAGCAACGGATTTGCGCTACCAAGTTTTAATGTGTCAAGCAATTATCGCTGAAGGTTTGGTGATGACGCCCAGTTGATGGTATTCGTGGGGCATTTTGACAAAGACTAAttgcggcacacacacacacaaaaagaagtctGTGCGATGTAGGTAGTGCACTGTGCGTGTCACAAAAGGCAGGACACAGTGTACAGTacggcaaaagaaacgcaactcattcgcgcccactgttgcaagtgatttttcgtcattttcaagtTCAAgctcaagttttattagtccataacccatggacaataaatacaatcaatacaatcatgatatatgctaatataataaataaataaataaataaaaaaataaaaaaaaattatgaaaaacttttacaaattctattaataaagtccaaaatattctttagcaatttctttttcttagtagcaaacaactttttaaatttaagtgcattaggttttttccaatagtaaggtggtaacaactcagctctttcttctttgaaaaaatcacagacaaataaataatggaattcatcacctatgtcatgcgatacacatttggtgcaagttctttctgacctcgggatgttaagataacgttctttctgtacaggcaaattgttgtttaatgttctaaacttcatcattgaaacacattgctgatatggcaggtgtgtgacgtagtcttcacatgcaaaaatatctttgaacattcgataattccaaaaacatattttttgttccaatttctgtaaaccatttatggatatactggtcatacaagcttctttttactttctttttaaaccatgtgcttgagtattgaatattttcttgagaagtccaaaggccagagagaccaatttcatttaaggttttttcaatgaaacataagtacttggattcaatcatcttgttgatatacgattcataagtaaagcaatacacaatacttgaaaatttatttttatgaataggactaatcagtttataccaatagcaaagcattctacatttcatattaacatctagtggatatcttccaagttcaccaaatatcatagcatttggagttgatttttttagtttgaaaacaattttataaaaacgcaattgaagtttagtagcaagttcacaggaaccaaaaccccatacttcacatccatacaataaaattggagcaatcattttatcgaacaggtcaacttgtatgtccacaggcagtgacaattgtctacaagtgcgcaaaagaacaaacattgcccttgaggcacgatcatatagattcttctgtgcgattCTTCtgttcaaattgtcgtaaaatatgaaccagatgaggtacatcaaaaaggaagacagattcgtggaggatattttactggctgtactACGATTGGTGCACATTATTTaatcgttttattttttttatcttttttttataaactgTTATAcaggtcaagcgagtcgtgattgcaggcgaacGTGTCGCTTCGACATGCTACAAAattcgtaaaaatgcatatttttcaaccaggtaaTAACAGTCGTTGGGGGAATTCCTCTCTCAACATGATCATGTAATTTGAATTTTTCGCCAAAGCGTAACACGATTAGACAAATGAACATAAATCCCTTAGAGGgtgttaaaaagggttgtttaGGATAAGCTGCGTTTCTTTTTCCGGGTACTGTACACTATAATCATATACATGTACTTTTCATGGAGAATGTATCGCCTGGCAGCCACAGTAGCTGGCTCATGACATTAACGCTGCAAAGGAGGATACTTGTATTTTAAATCCTGAAAATTAGGTATCCGGatatcctacccaggaactctcatgttaagattcatgaagatcggtccagtagaaACTCTGAATCgctttgaacacacacacacacacacacacacacacacacacacacacacacacacacacacacacacaccatgaccctcgtctcgataccccgtcgatgttaaaacatttagtcataacttgactaaatgtaaaacatttcTGTTCAGGAAAAGACGAACAGATGCCAGCACATTTGGAAGCAACAGGAATGCTTATATTTCAATTACAGACAAGGATTacattgagagaaaaaaatgtttgttttggaATGCAATTGGGCATTTTCGGTGAATTTTCAAAACATTCAACataatgtgtttttgcaaaGTACCTAGTTGATAACACCGAGCAATAAGCTCTGAGAATGTTGTAGTGTTCTTcttcctatatatatatatatatatatatatatataagtataaCATTTGATGAATTGTGTGtaatctgacacacacacaaaactcgtTCATTGCTAATTTGTCcttaccatcctgaagaagacATCGACAGTCTGACGAAAGTTTGACAAAGAATTTACCGAAACTGGTTggggttttctttttgttttgaaacAAACTCTAATCACAAAAAtgattaagtagaagtgcaatgccaaggcactgcataccccccgcGAATAACAAATCCCcccttctcactctctctctctctctctctctctctctctctctctctctctctctctctctctctctctctctctctctctctctctctctctctctctttctctctctctctctctctctctctctctctctctctctctctctctctctcgctctcacacacacactacacacacacacacacacacacacacacacacacatacacacacacacatacacacacacacacacacacacacacacacacacattcacacacacatatgcacacacgctctctcttttacctctctctctctcttacacacacacacacacacacacacacacatacacacacacacacacacgcgcgcgcgcgcgcgcgcacacacacacatacacacatcatccgtgcacacaaaacacacacacagacatacacatacaaacactcacacaccgaaAATGATGTCCATTttgaaatgcgttgaggataaagtgaattgtaaatataatataattattaaaattaccgtaaaggaagtttttttgggcgtGTTTGAACATTTACAAAATTCCAAGGCaataataagttatgtgaaattatttgattgtgatagccaaaatgtgtgttggtatttctAGATATGGTTCCCCTCTgaatattgtatgcatttttgagagggaattgttatataggAAAGttgttcaaaaaaaaaaaaactcacgcacacactcacacacacacacactcacacacacacacacacacacacacacacacacacacacacacacacacacacacacacacacactcagatataggctactttctctctcttacccaaacacacacacacacacacaca from Littorina saxatilis isolate snail1 unplaced genomic scaffold, US_GU_Lsax_2.0 scaffold_2144, whole genome shotgun sequence encodes the following:
- the LOC138956996 gene encoding uncharacterized protein, with the translated sequence MLPSPMPNQQQSMQALLQAQMQQQQQQQQQQNPQMQMQQMQAMQQQMQQQQQQNPQMQMQQMQAMQQQQQQQQQMQQQQPNTQMQTQAPNAAQVDFDFKGFFDYFVKIYGKNALVTFQQRLDDRKTVEGIAAPAPTAAPASNVLPGLPIPCGLAPDYNGASLTYDNPSRPHGSLATYRCERGYKGAEAIIMCNSGAWTLPKVNVTCTQVLCGPTPVMPNAQIMISGDRVGSTATYTCDPGYQADNIASPIMCQETGQWSTPSFQCANMLANNQAMSQSMASMGMGALMGGGMGGMGGGAANAMQGMGGQCLCQHAGV